Below is a genomic region from Brassica oleracea var. oleracea cultivar TO1000 chromosome C9, BOL, whole genome shotgun sequence.
AACAACCTCAGATGTTGACAACTGCTCAGAATATAGTAGCAAGAATTCTGATTCTGGCTCACCGCATTCATCAGACGAACTTAAACATCGAAAGGATCTTCTTCACCAACCATCTAAGTTTGCTGGTGGTGGGAAAGAAACTGACGTTGAAGAGGATATTGAACTCATAGGCCTTGCAGATGCAGACTCTGAGGAAAGACTGAGTGATATCTCTGATAGTTGTCTATCGATGGGAACAGAAACTGATGGTTCCGTAAGCAGTGTAGTAGAGTTGACGCTTTTTCCTGAAACCGAGAAGCCTCTTGAGATAAGTGAACGACCTGAAGCACAGTTGGCCCCTGAGAAACCCGAGAAATCAGTGAAAATGGGTAATAAAACAGAACCAAAAGAAAGGTAAGTATCCTTCTACTGGCACAGTTTAATTGAAGAATCTGAATGCATCTACAGATTCTTATGTTTGTTTTGTCTTGATTTTTTAAAAGCAGAAGTAGTATTCCATCGAAGATTCCAAAGCAGACCTTGAAACCACCAGGCCAAACCAGACTTTCTCGTCTGTCAGTTGCCGCTAGCTCCTCCTCTAAGGCCTTAACAAGTAATGTCACTATACGTCAACCCTTTCACTTGTGGCCTAAAAACCAAATCTGTTTGCATAATTACACTCAAGTCAGGCTCTAATCACAACCTACTTAGATTAGTATGAAAGAAAGATCATATGAAGTAGATGATTTGCTTATTCGCACAGGATCCTTAGTGTCAATTTGCTCATGAGTTATCTAATCTTGATTTGCCTCAGGTGCTAGAAGACCGACAATTAGCACTTCATCTTCAGCAAAACCACTCAACAAAAGGCGGTGAAGACTCGAGATTCATCCATACGGCTGGCCGTAGATTTGTGATCTGAGGTGTTTGGTAGCTATTTGTGCTACTAAGTTTGCATATGATGATGCTCCTTTAGTTCTTCTATGTAAACCTAATTGACAAGCATCGTAATTAAGTGTTCTTTTGCCTTAGTGTTAACTTAACCTGTCCACGTAAGCTTTGAGGTTTTCCATATGATTTGATGTTTTATATCGATGGAATTAAACCCAAAATGTCTCCTAGAGTTACCCTATTATCTGAAGCGTATTCATGTATGGAGTCAATTTTTGTTTGTTTGTAATCGTGAAACTTTCTAGCTACTCTATCTCATGGCTTGTCCTTCTCAGCACACCTGAAGATACAATGTCTTTGTGAGTAGTTTAGACCGACAGTTGAATGAACTATAATGCGTTCAACATAGCAGGAGAACACTTCCTACGCCATCAAAAGAAAAAAAAATGCTTATCATTCTTGATGATGTGGATGATATGAAGCAACTAGAGGTGTGGGCGAATGAAGCTATGGTTTGGTCGTGCAAGTAGGATTGTATCGTAGTAACCACAAAATCATCAAGAGCTTTGGCAGCAACAGAGCATTGATAATATATCAAGTGGGGGTTCCATAAGATGAAGAAGCTCTCGAAATCTTTTGAAGAAATGCTTTAGGCAGAGTAACAACAGAGCTTTGCAAGAAACCTCCGTAGAGGAGTAGATTTAATTTAGCATGGGAAGACGGAAGAAGAGTGTGAAGAAGTAATGCGCATACTAAAAAGTGATCATGAACATCGAGAGATGGGGCTTCACAAGATAAGTAGCCTGCTGGCTGTTATTGTAATCACCTGCTGTAATCTTTGTCTTGCTTTACATTATCAATCTAAGTAATTTAGAGAGAAAAAATAAGCTTTTCTGGAAAATGCCAAACCCTTGTATCTAATATATGTTTAACTTGCGCATGTGGATGTCGCCAAGTCGGGGTATGGTTTGGTTTGTACAGAAGATAAGAGATAAGAGAGTGATCATTTTTGCCATTACTTGATTTTTCTTGTTTATGAAATATGAGAGGAAGAGGCAGAGAGATTTATAAAAAGCTGCATTACCTTTGACTAGCCAAGTTATCTTATCCTATTACTTTCAGGTGATTGTTGAGGCCATATTCTTGTATAAATATATGTTAATCTTTATTGTTTCTTCATTATTTAAACCAGATGAAACTGTGAAAACTGTGAAGTTGACGCTTTTGTTGCTGAAGCACAACATAGACTTGTTCTGGAAGACTCAGTCTTACAATTAAGAAGGCAAATTGATGCAGAGAAAAGTATGAGGATATTACTTAGTAAGAGTATCAAATGTCAAACTTTTTTTCGATAACTTAGAATACAAGTATGTTGGTTCTTAATTTTAAAGACAATAGCACATCACACGTCACAATTAGTGGAAAACAAATATGAACAAAATTTTCATAATCATTGGATTGGATCATAGACCCACAAGTGCTAACAACGAAGTTGCCATGGTTGTAATAAATATCCTCACATATATTTCGTTTCCTGTAATACAAAATAAACATATTAATATTTGGGTTTTAGGTGCTTATTCTATTATCTTCCTGATAGTTGTATTTTCTTATGAAAAAAATCAAAATAAACTATGCCATTTCTAAAAGAAGAAAATATAGTGATTTCTATCTAAAATCTAAATACACTATTTCAGCATATAAAGCAAAGGCAAACACTAATGTGGACGAATTAAAAATAATCGAGGCCTCAGTATTATGCTTGCTCACCTTTCATAGCATGGACAGAGAATGAGCCGCTGGGTGACTGAGTTGTTGGCAAACCGCTTGTGTCGTACTTCAAAAAACATTTAGGAAGAAAGAACTGAGCTATACGAGCATTATTGCAACAGCTTGAGACTCCTTGGACCGCAAGTCTTAAGCAGACGCTGCAATTTGCTGGATCAAGATCAGGACTGCACTGAACCATTGTGTCTAATGTATACGATCTATCAAATTCATTCACTTTGTTTCTGTCCCTAACGTAATACGGCGTCAAAGAAGACAAAGAAGACTTTGATGCTGTGAGGATAATTAGCTTCTCTACCTTATCTGATAGAGTTTCCCGGAACGGAAACAAAAAGGAATCAGGAAAAGAAACGTTAGAGTACATAGCGGCCCAAGGTCCACTTTCGACGATACGTAAGAAGGAAACATTGGAGTATCGAACCATGCACTCCTGATAGAATATTATAGCATCTTTTATATAAGTGCAGTTGTTTTTAGTGATTTCTAGGGTTGCAGTCTTCACACAGTTCGAACAAGATTGTTTGGTGATGTCTCCTCTACAGAGGAACATGCCATGAACTGTGTCGGGACTAAGACCGACCGTGGCGTTGTAATAGGTTCCTAGAGGGGAACGGTCGCGGAGAGATGAGAGGAGGAATTCACGGTTTGATTTGTATTGGCTGGTTTGAGAAAAAGTTTTCGGATAAATTGTCGCAGAAAGTGTGCATGTGTTGAGGCTGGGACATGGTTTGGTGAGATAATAGAGAGACCAACAAGAAGTAAAACAAAAAAACAGAGAAACTGATGAAATTTTTCATTTTCTTGTTCTTTCTTGTGTATGAAGAAGATAGCTTAAAAGAGAAGAGAAAACTAGCAATATATATAGAGAAAGATCTTGTTCAAGTTTAACTAAATAAAATAAATAATGTCCCATACCAATTCAGAGGGGGAACATATATATAATAATTATTGTATTAGGTGAACAGTCAGATGGTTTCAGAGGGGGAACATATGTAAGAGTTGAATCCAAATTTCTGAACATAGAACATCATCTTTTATTACTTGTTCTTTAAACCATTTATGAAACTAACACGAAAACATAAAGTTGACGACACATTTAGCTTTGTTAGCGTATGAATTGAAAAATGGACTTGTTCTAAACGGTTTTAGAAGTGATATATGGTGTTTTAGACATCTTGTATATATGCTTTTCAATTGGTTTTCAAGTTTTTATCGAGTCTTCCTAGTCATTTTCGAGTCGTTACAGGTCTGGAGTTGCATTGGATGAGAGATGGACCAGCTGGAATAAAAGAAGCATAAAACAGTGCAATTTGATGATTTTCACGCAGAACAGTCGAGCGGAGCAACCTGAGTGACTGTTCCAGCGGCAGAGATTTTTAAAGAAGTTTCCAAATATTTCGCGATTTTACCTAGGGCTTCCCCTTTTACTCCCAAGCCGCCATAGACCTCATATATATCTTTTTTTATTTTTTATTATCATTCTACGCTAGTTTTTACACAAGAAACCATTGGAGACTTTTGTACTTGAAGATTTGCTACCTTGAAGGGGAAAAGACTTCATCTCTCTCACCTTGAGAAGATTCCTGAACCTTATCTTATTTATTTATTGATTCAGCATTTTTTCTTCGTATATTGTCTCTATGATTTCTCTGTTCATGGCTGAGTAGTCGCTTGTTAGGTTTAGGGTGTTAGGAATCATGGATCAATGAGCTAGAAACAAATAGGATTGTTATTCCTTGATATCTCTGTCTATTGCTAATCTTAATGCTTGTATTAAACTGGCCATTTATCATATGATCATAGGTTTAATCTAATCATCAAAAGTGTTTTAGGTTGCTAGAAAAAGCATAGATAGGCGATTGGTCCTTAGCTAACGAAAGCTGATGCTAAGGCAAATCGTGAACCAATTGAATCTGAACTTAATGCTTGTCATCATTCTTTGATCCAAACGATAGTTTAGGCATTAGGATTGCTTGATAAATTGGTAGACACCACGACAGTGGGTTTATCTATTCTTGTTGTTCAAGTTCTAGATTGGCTCTTATTGCATTCCTGGATAGTTGTGTAGCTCATGATCCTAAGTATCCCAATGAATCACCATGAACTTAGCTCTTTAATCAATTGAAAACACCAAACCAATCTGTTACTTGTTCTTACGATTTCTCAACCTTTTAAACCTCCATATTGTTTTAGCTTAATATTGATCTCATAAAGATAAAGTGTAATCGTTGGTCTCTGTGGATTCGATCCTAAAGTGCTATATCGACATACCATTCGATTGTGATAGTGTGCACATTAGGTTAATTGGTGTGCGTATACACGTAATATCAATTTGGCGCCGTTGCCGGGGACCATCTTTTTACCTTTATTTTTCGGTTATTTATTTAGTCTAAGACCTCTAACTTGCTCTATCCTTTTTGTTGCAGCTAATTTTTCAGGGGCATGACCAGTAGACATACTCGGAGAAACGCACAAGGAGAGTAGTTACATTTAGCAACCAGGAGCTAGCAAGGTTAGAAAGCACAAACCTTCAACAACCAGGGCCGAACAACGCCACAATGGGGGACTACGACAATCAAGAGCAACTCACTGCTCAGTTGCAACAGATGCAACAACAGATGCTTCAAATGCAGCAGACCATCCAAGCTCAGCAGGATGCTGCTGAAAAAGCTGCTCTCGCGCGGCAGGAACAACATGCGCAGACTGCTTCAATCGGGCAGAGAAACCTTTCTTGCAACATCCCTACCACTCATTATGCCATAGTTCCTCTACCCTGCACCAGGTAGGACTTCGAGATCAAGCCTGCTTTGATCGGTCTAGTACTGAAGCATTGACACCATCACTGAAGGTATTGTCTAAGGTGGATGACCCTGGAAAGTTTGTTTTTCCTTGTTCCATTGCTGGAGTGGAATTCAAGGAAGCTCTTTGTGATTCTGGGTCTAGTGTGAACCTTGTCTCAAAAGTGATTATAGACGAGCTGGGCATTGTTGACGTTGAGCCTTCTCAGGTGAAGCTGGCTTTTGCAAACTCTTCCATGGCAGTCCCTTATGGAACCATTCGCAATCTTCATGTCCAGGTTGGGGACTGTGTGCTCCATGCCGAATTTCAAGTTGTTGAGATGAGGAAGGATCATGAGATGCCTTTAATCTTTGGAAGGTCATTTATGGCTACAGTAGGAGCAGTCGTCGACATGCCTAATAAGAGAGTCTCTTTCTCCAACATCAACAAGAAGGTTTTCTACAAGGCTGTCCCAACCAGATCACAAATTCGCTACGCCTCTTGCATCTCAGTGGTTAGTGGAGAACAGTTGGAAATTGTTCCTAAGAAGGAGCTTGGTAAAAAGGGTGAGATCAAAGAAGTCCTGGATGGAGATCCTCACACTGATACCAAGAAACTCAGTGGGAATGCAAGGGTGAAAGAAAAAGTCCAAAAGAAAAGGGTCAAGGGCGATCCTACAATGACTTTGATACCGCGGAAGTGTGATGAGAAATCCATTGAGTATGAGATAAAGTGCAAGGGTACCTCTAAACCTTTCTCTAAAGTCAAAGTAATTCTCACACATGAGCTGGAAGAGAAAAGAGAAGCTGCTGTGAAGGGGTTGCTGAGCAGATTTCTGAAGTTGAACATGTCTGATTGTGGAGCTTGTTTTGGAACAAGCCCTCATGATAAACCCGACTGATCCCTGTCACCAAGTCAAGCTAGTGACTTAAACCAAGCGCTTGGTGGGAGGCAACCCACTGGTAAGTGTAAATATAACCTGGTTTTGTTTTTGTTTGCTTATTTTTCTTTTTAGTTTATTGAGTCTCAGGTCAAAAAGCAGAAAAATCCGAGATACTTCAAAATTCTGGGTTGTAGAAGGGAGCGACTGCTCCAGGCGGAGATCTTACGATGGAACACCCAGAATTTTTGTGGAGCGCCCGCTCCACTCAGGTAAGTATCTCGACCAAAAAAAAAATGTTTATTCATGTTTTCACCTTCTTTCTGATTTATTTTCACACGAGGGACGGTGTGAAGTAAGTCTGGGAGAGGGTTTTCGTCGTTTACTAACTTGTTTCTTTCTTTTGTTTTTCTTTTGAGTCAGTCAAAATTTTGTGGGAATTAGGACCTTATTCTGTTTTGATCACTGACCACCTCGTGCTTTAGTTATCTTATTCAGTGACCTTAGGAGTGGTGAAAGACACACATGTGGACCTGGAACACCCTGACATTATCTCATTTGGTTCTCCAGAAGATTTTGGCTTGTCGAGGTTACACTAGAAAGACGTAGCTTCATTTAACTTGGACCTAATCTTAACTGCAATTCTCGTAATTCTTCTTATTATGGGAATTAGATTAGGGAAAAGAGAATACACTCAGGACTTCTTATTCTTTTTATCCATCTTGATGATCCTGAGTGGCTAGCTCATCTTTAGCTAGTTCCCACCCTGCACCTTAGCCTTTATTCCACCTTCATGCATTTGTTTTTCAGTGTCATATGTGCAAAAAGGTCGGAGGGGAAAGGATCAACGCAGCCTCTTACTCGTTACTGCTGCAGAAATTAATCAATCAGAAAGGAGAACAAACAGATTAAGGGAGCAACCGCTCCATAACCAATGAACAGCGCAAGAGTAGGGGTGGAGAACCAGAATGGTTGCGAAATCAGAACCACCAGTGGCACTCAGAACCATCATATATTACCTCCTTCTTCGTCACATCCCCATATCAGTCTTCAAAAAAAAAATGAAATTAAGGTGATGGAGAAGGGGAAGAAAGAAAAGAAACATGGAGCCATTGGGAAGATCGAGCGAGAAGTTAGTACCAAGTGTTGAAGAGTATGTAGAAGAAAGTGGAAAACAGAACAATCAGTCGCCTGTTCCATCATCAGAACAGTCGCACCAGATATAGCAAAAACGAGTAGAGGCTGTGGACATTAATGGATCTATCATCTCTTGCCATTTTGTGCGACATCCTGCATCCTCTACAATGAAATGGTATCCCCTAAACACTCTTAACTCCACCATTAAATAGCTTGTTCCACACCTAGACCGTCTACCCTGAATAGTGCATGTGATGAGAAGCTCACACTACTCTTAATTGAATGTAAGGACCTTTGTCTGGAAAGTGTAGCTTTTGCAGGTTTGAGATGTAGAGTATGGAGCCGATCTTGAACAGCAGCCAGTGGGGTTTTGGTAAGGGTGTGTTGTCCTAGTTTTACTACTTGTATGGTTCAGAGATTTGTGGTTAAAGTATGGTTGCTGAGAATAGGAGAGTTCCCACACTTTCAAACCTTTCTCCCTGTTTTAGATACTTGACATTGTTTGAGGACAAACAAGGATCTAAGTCTGGGGGAATTGATATATGGTGTTTTAGACATCTTGTATATATGCTTTTCAATTGGTTTTCAAGTCTTTATCGAGTCTTCCTAGTCTTTTTTGAGTCGTTACAGGTCTGGAGTTGCATTGGATGGGAGATGGACCAGCTGGAACAAAAGAGGCAGAAAACAATGCAATTTGGTGATTTTCACGCAGAACAGTCGAGCGGAGCAACCTGAGTGCATGTTCCAGCGGCAGAGATTTTTAAGAAAGTTTCCAAATATTTCGGGATTTTACCTAGGGCTTCCCCTTTTTACTCTCAGGCCGCCATAGACCTGCATATATATCTTTTCTTATTTTTTATTATCATTCTACGCTAGTTTTTACACAAGAAACTATTGGAGACTTTTGTACTTGAAGATTTGCTACCTTGAAGGGGAAAAGGCTTCATCTCTCTCACCTTAAGAAGATTCACGAACCCTATCTTATTTATTTATTGATTCAGCATGTTTTCTTCATTTATTGTCTCTGTGATTTCTCTGTTCATGGCTGAGTAGTCGCTTGTTAGGTTTAGGGTGTTAGGGATCATGGATAAATGAGCTAGACACAAATAGGATTGTTATTCCTTGATATCTCTGTCTATTGCTAATCTTAATGCTTGTGTTAAACTAGCCATTTATCATCTGATCATAGGTTTAATCTAATAATCAAAAGTGTTTTAGGTTGCTAGAAAAAGCATAGATATGCGATTTGTCCTTAGCCAACGAAAGCTGATGCCAAGACAAATCGTGAACCAATTGAATCCAAACTTAATGCTTGTCATCATTCTCTGATCCAAACGACAGTTTAGGCATTATGATTGCTTGATAAATTGGTAGATACCACGACAGTGGGTTTATCTATTCTTGTTGTTCAAGTTCTAGATTGGCTTTTATTGCCTTCCTGAATAGTTGTGTAGCTCATGATCCTAAGTATCCCAATGAATCACCATGAACTTAGCTCTTTAATCAATTGAAAACACCAAACCAATCTGTTACTTGTTCTTACGATTTCTCAACCTTTTAAACCTCCATATTGTTTTAGCTTAATATTGATCTCATAAAGATAAAGTGTAATCGTTGGTCTCTGTGGATTCGATCCTAAAGTGCTATATCGACATACCATCCGATTGTGGTAGTGTGCACATTAGATTAATTAGTGTGTGTATACACGTAATATCAAGAAGACAAAGAAGAAATCGAGATTCGAGGGCAAGACAAACAATCATTCGAATTTTTGGTGTATCAACCAAAAATGTGAGTATATGACGGATCATAAAAATAAAAAAACAAACAAAATAATTGTAAGATCCTCAACTCGTTTAGCTGAATTTTATTTTTAATGTTCCCTTTTATGTATGTTATCCTAGTCAAAAAGTAAAATTTGATCATAATATAATTCAGTGTCCTAAAATTGATTTAGCCAGCGCTTAGATGGTAAGTCAGACCTAAACGAAATGAAAGATTTTTAAAAATTGGTTTGAACGTTAAAAAGCGGTCTAAGCGCCCGTTTAGGGCCTGACAGGTTCAAACGCAGTGATTGCGGTTGCGGTTGCGGTTGCGGAAGTTTGTGGATGCGGATGATTGCGGTTTCTAGCGGTTTTAAGAGATTTGTACGACTGGTTCTGCGGTTAGAAATTTGTGCGTTTGCGGGATACTTATGACTGGTTAACTACCAAATGCAGCAGCAGTTAAATAATAACTTAACAATACTTACATTTTATATAATTATAAAAATATTAAAAATCATAATGCTATAATAAATATAAAAATTATATTTAGAAAGTTATAGTTTTAAATTTTTCAAAAATTATAAAAAATATTTTTATTTTAAAATTTTATAATATTAACTAAAGTATAATAAATATATTTTAGTATTTTTATAATTTCAATTTAAAATTTTTATTGAATATTTTTATTTTTGTTTTTATATTTTTTTAAAAAAAGAAAAAAAATGATCATCCCACAACCGCAAATGTTAGCTGGAAGCAGCTTTTGAATTTATGAGGTTTAGAGCGGTTTGAAGCAGTTTGGAAAAGCTGCGTTTGCGGGTGGTAGCAGAAAAACCAGTCACACCCTTAATCAATAGTCTCCTATAAAACGTTTGCTTGTGTTTCATCTCTCCGCGATGTAAAAAAAAAAATTAACAAATAAGACGCAAACTAAACAATATGATGATGTTATGTGTGCTGTAGTGCTATAAAACGCCTAGTTACCACCTATCAATTTATTGAACACTGATATTAATCATGTAATAACATATAGAGAGAATTTGCTCAATATACAAAACACTAATGGAAATGAAGAATATTTCA
It encodes:
- the LOC106314334 gene encoding LOW QUALITY PROTEIN: cysteine-rich repeat secretory protein 8-like (The sequence of the model RefSeq protein was modified relative to this genomic sequence to represent the inferred CDS: deleted 1 base in 1 codon), whose translation is MSQPQHMHTFCDNLPKTFSQTSQYKSNREFLLSSLRDRSPLGTYYNATVGLSPDTVHGMFLCRGDITKQSCSNCVKTATLEITKNNCTYIKDAIIFYQECMVRYSNVSFLRIVESGPWAAMYSNVSFPDSFLFPFRETLSDKVEKLIILTASKSSLSSLTPYYVRDRNKVNEFDRSYTLDTMVQCSPDLDPANCSVCLRLAVQGVSSCCNNARIAQFFLPKCFLKYDTSGLPTTQSPSGSFSVHAMKGEQA